The genomic stretch TCATCCTCGCAGCGACTCGGAAGACATTGGCAGAGGAGACTGAGCTTCGCAAGGCTCACGAAGAGACGGAAGAGAGGCTGACTGAGATTGGTAGTGCTCTGATTGACAAGCTACAAAAGACAGTCAAAGATGTCAATGGTCTTCACGCAAAGAATAAGCGCAAATCAGAATTACACTTGCTAAATCGAACGGCTTGGAGCTCATCTCAGTCCCAGGTTGCCGAGATTACGTCCATGGTGGAAAGACGCATCCGCATGTTCCaaaaagagcagcaagagcaaatTTTGGGCGTATCAAAAAGGATGGAGGTGTTTGTTGACGAAGAACTGCAAAAGGTTTCAGCCACACAAGCTTTCTTGGATGAGAATTTCGATACTTTTGCAGAATCCAAGAGGCAGCTTTtagagcagaagcaaaaatcCAAGGACGAAATGGACGAGGTGCTGGAGGAAATCAAGGAGATTCGCGACAATGTCAAGGAGAGGGTTAGCGAAAGTCTTCAGGCCATCGCGCACGCTGCGGAGAAGATTGCTGGAGACGTACTGAATGAGATGGCCGACTTTCATGGCCAACTTCACACCTCATACAGCTCTCTAGGCAAGGATTTCAAATCTATTTTCGAAGAACTAGTCCGGCATATCACCACCCAACGCCTCGAATCCGACAATTTGAGGCGACAGCTGCAGAGCGCGACGAACACCATTGTGATGCAAAATGCAAACATCTCTACACGCATGCAAGAGGCattggaagaggagaggcgaGTGGCGGCTGAAGAACGCCAAAAGCTCTTGACGCAAATCTCAGCTTTGATTACGACTCAGGCTGAAGCGCAGGAGAACCGATTCGCAGAAAGGACTTCGCAGGTCCAAAAGAATATGACCGATTACAACGCATCTCTCGAAGGGGCCATTTCTCAGTATGGCCAAGGCATGGATTCCTGGGACGAAAAGGAaggcgagctgctggaggaggtCAAGAAGTCGCGTGAGCAGCTAAAGACAAAGCTGAAGGACGATTGGAACGCGGCAGAAGACCGCAGCAATGCTATCCGAACCACAGCCAACCAAGTACATGCCGAGACTGTACGTGTCGTGGGGGCCCAGATTGACGACTTGGATGTCCAGATGGAGGCCATGGACGACTTTGTGGCTCGTGCAAAGTCTGAGAGCGGCACTCATCATGAGTCGCATGTACAAGCTTTCCAGTCTCTGTCTAATACCGTGGATCAGTCATTTGGCAGTATTTCTGCTCACTTCAAAACCACCTTTGATCGCGTCAAGAATCTCGGCGAGGGCATGGAGCTTGATACTAGCGATCTGCGCGACGGCCTTCAGCCTCTTACATCGCAAATCTGCCAGCCTTTAGCGAGCCTGCGAGAACACGTTGGTAAAACAGCGCTACTGGATTATCGACCAACCGGGGAATCTCCTCAGAAAGCACAATATCAGTTTCCCACAAGCCTGCCTCGCACTGAAGCACCCGACCTCATTTTCTCAAAGACTGGTGAAGAAACTCCCGACGAAGCTTCCACTGAGGCAGATGACAGCAAGAATACCATCGTCTTTGCCGATTTGGATGCCTCCGAAAAGATGAGCTCACCAACACCGTCGTCGGCCGATAGCCTCTCAGATAGGATCGCAAGGCTACGCGAAGTCAACCCCAACGTATCGTCAAATCTTACTACCAGCGCCATCAACTTTGAACCCGGCTCAAGCCTCATGTCTGTCGCCTCAGATCACACTATGCCGCTGTTTAAGCGCAGCAACCGTTCTACGCGAACGAGTCTGAGGAAGCATGATTTGCTTGGCGAAGGTCGCGAGAATTTACCCTTGACGGCCTTGTCCGAGGCTAGGAGAAAGAGTCCGCGGATGAGttgagggaaaaaaaagaaaacacgaGCAAAGTTCACCTAATGCTATGGCTTTGTTAAGATGATGGAGCATTGTTTTTATTCGGATTCTTTCTTTCTAAATCGTCTGGGGGGGGAGGAGGATCTGATTTCTGGCCATATATGCGAAcggctgcctcttcttcctaaTAGCGGCGGATGTAACATGCTACATCATTTGCCATTATCATTATTATTACTGGCCCTTTGGTTCCAAAACCGACGATGCCTCCGTTTttaagagaaaagagaggggagGAGAGAATGGCAGTTCAAGAAAGTTTGTAAAATTTACGGGAGTTTGGATTGGTTCATATGGGATGCAGAgcgctcttttttcttacacTTGCACATACATACTACTTGTGCGCTGGgcacttcttcttccttatTAGAGGGAAGTGAGGTTTGGAAATATGGGCGGTCATTGGAACGGATCGGGATTGGGTGGTTATCATGTTGGTTCTTCTGTTGTTACTGGTGCTGAATTCAGGGTTATTGAGCATCTGATACCcgtgtgctttttttttcttctctcctttcctCTTGTgtctttcttatttttcaTGATTCAAGATATTGGTACGATTAAGAATTCGACTTTATTTTGcactttatttttttatcaCCATTCTTGACTGACAGTTCAGACTATACTTTTACTAAGCAGCTCTTTCAGGAAACAAGACGCCTCACTAACTAAACTCCCATGTGCCTTGATGCTCTAATTCGTAAACTTGTCATGTGCAAATGTTACCCCAGTCCATAACCAAAATAATactactaataataataataagaagaagaacttCTCATGTGCAAATGTTACCCCAGTCCATAACCAAAATAATactactaataataataataataagaagaagaaggcctttATTTCATCTAAAAGATCTTGGTAATGCTCTCCCTTGAAATCACACTATTCTGCTTCTCATCCCTCTTCACCCTGAAAAAGCTATCGCAAAAGTCGCTGCACCGCATATGTCTTAAAAATTCCTCGTCGTGCGTAATCACAATGAGCTGAAAgttgctctgctgctgcctcgtcTTGATGATGCGGTGCAGACTCTCCGCCAGAGACTTGATGTTGTCCCTGTCCAGGTTGGTCGTCGGCTCGTCCAGCGCAATGAGCCCGCAGTTGACGCCAAACGACTCCGCCAGGGCCAGGcggatgatgatgctggcaaGGACTTTCTGGCCTGCCGAGCAGCGGCCCCGCATGTCCATCTCGGTGTCCTGTTTGACCATGCACAGGCGGTAGTTATAGTTGCGTTTATTGTTGGCTGTTTCGTTGTCTGAGCGGATAAGGATGGTGTCAATGTCGGTGCCCTGGTACGTTGTCTGCCATAGCTCGCTCGCGATGCGATTGACGTCTTCCATTTTCATGGAATGGTACTGCATCACCGCCTTGTCGACAGCAGAGCCGCATTGGGTCAGGTCTTGGATCGCCGCCTTTGTAGTTTCCACGCGGATATGGGATTCACGGTACTTGTGCTTGGCGTCCTTGAAGTCCATGTCCCACTCTTGTAGGAGGCGGCCGAGCTCTTCATCCTTCGACTTCATTGTGCCCATGACAGATCCACGCTCTGCTAACAGCCGGTTGGCTGTGTTCTCCAGAGAACGGGCCTCTGCCTCAAGCCTTTCGTAGTCTTCGTGAGCATTTCGGTCTTCGAGGTCCTCAATGTCTTTGCGCAGAACGTCGAGAGTCCGCAAGTGTTTGCGATAATTCAGATTATCATTAAaattcttccttttccgATCTCCGCTATCAATGTCCTGCTTGAGTTTATTGGTCCGTACTGTAAGATCGGCGATCTCCTTCTCTGTAGTGCTGATAGCTGTGTCGAGAGAGGCGAGGGCACGCTGGTTAGATGAGAGGTTGGTCATGCCACCGCGATCAACATAGTCTTGGATATCATtgtccatcttcttgatctcggcGATGGAACTGGTAATGGCATCTCGCTCGTCAGTAATGACCTGTTCTTTTGATCGACCATGGCGTAGTGTCTCATCGCGAGCTGACCGTGCCTCTGTAATGCTGGGCTCCAATTTTTCCAATTCCTCGTCGGTCCTCTGGATCACTTCGCGCTGGTGGGTGTAGTCTTCCTTGAGTGACTGTATCTGGTTCTGAAggtcctttttcttctcaagctGTCCTGCGGCGCGACCAATCTTGTTCCGCAGCTCACTCTTCTCAAGTTCAAGTGAGTTGACTTGGTCTTTCATCCGCTGCCTATCGGCTGTGAGCTTGGTAATTTTATTCTTCAGAGTTCTGATCTGCTCGGATATGCTTGACTGAAGCTCATGAATCTCTTCCACGCTGCGAGTCACCCCGCCGGACGATTGCTGGGACACGATGCGGTCCACCTGGGTCTCAGCGTCTTTGATTTCTCTAACAGTTTGGGAAATGTTTGCAACCGTTTTAGACAAATCTCCGAGGTCTCTTAACTTCTcctctgctgcagcaaccaaagcgtcttcatcttcgagTTCTTTTTCTAGCGTTTCGAATTCATTTTCAGCAGTTTTCCATTCGTCTTGGAGAGCGGGCAGCTCTGCTGAAAGCCGCTCATACGTATCAAATGCTGATCGCACCGCACGCAGCGCTTCCAGATTATCCACAGCCTCTTTCAAGTCCTTTTCAGTATcgactttgccttttggaTCCAAGTGCTTATCGATCTTCTTGCTCAGGCGGTCAAGAGCTGCGCTTTGGCCATCGTCAAAATGACGATCGCACAGCCTGCATTTCTTCTGGGTATCCAACATGCGCTTGCACTTATTGTAATAGTCAAATAGGGCATCAAAAAGGCTGAGATCGGTCCGGAGCTCTTCAACCTGTTGTTCCACAGCAGCAACTTCGTCCACATAGTCTTCTACCACCGCATTGTCGCGTACGTTTTGCAGCGCAGCAAcaactttttgcttcatttgATTCATCTCTTGCGTCTTCTTACCGTGCGTCTCTTTGGCAGTTTTTAGCCTGTACTCTACtttttgctgtttctgcCTCGTCTGATCCCGACGCTTTTGCGCCTCTTGTACGGCTTtgctttggcggctttgaATCGATTGGAATCGAGATTCCAGAGTATGCGGCTCCCAGTCGTCTCCGAGGGTGTTACTAAGCTTGGGCTTCCACGTCTCTATCAGAGTGTCAAGTTTTCGTTTCCGATCTgacatctccttcttcctcagctCTAGCTGTGCGCGCTCCGACGCCAGTCGCGTGCACTCAACGAGCTCGCGACCAAGCTTCTCATTTTCGTTGTCCAGCTGCCACTGCTTATCATTGGCTTCAGTCAGCTGTTGGTCCCAGTTGGACTTTTCCAGTTCTTGCTGAGCATGCTTGAATCTGGATTCCAGCTCATCAAGCTGTCCGTCAAGAATAGCCTTGGCTCCCTCATCAACGTCAATGTTCCCAGCTTCATTCTGAAGGACGCTTGTACGCTTTTCTATAGCCCCCATGCGCTGTTTGGCAGAGACGCGATCTTGAGTCCTGGCCGCTTTGCGCCCCTCAAGCTCAGTAATCACACCTGTAGCCTTATCTAGCTCCGCGGCGTTCTCCTTTTGTAGTCGTTCCAATTCTCGCCTCTTTTCAGTCAAGAGCTTTTGAATTTTGTCTTGGAAAACTTGTATATGCTGATCGCTTACGTCTTCATCAAACCCTCTAAAGTTGTATTGGCTCGCAGCCTCCTGGACCAACTGCACTCGCGCTTTTAGCTGTCGTTCATATTTCTCCTTGTCAGACTGTAGTTTTCCCTGTTCGGCCAACTTTGCTGATTGACTTTGGCGGTGGTTCGTCAGTTCTTGTTGGAGCTCGGCGTACTGTGCCTTATTCTGCTCAGCCTCTTCCTGGTAGCGCCCCATACTTTCCTCGTACTGGGATAGAGCGCGCTCCAGTGCATCATCAGTTTCAGGCAATTCATCAATTGTCTGTTTGAGCTCATTAATGGCATCTTGACGGTATTCAAGCTGCTCCCGCTTGTTGCTGAGATTTTGCACGATCTGGAGGAAGCTGTTGGCCTGTTCATGCTTCTGTTTTATTCTAACCTGTGTTTCCTGCATCTCGACGGTAAGAGCTTCGCACTGGTCGCGAGCCGATTCAATCTCAGTTTGGAGCCCACTCATACGCTTCTCAGCCCGTTCGCCTCTATCTTTGTTGGCCTTGTTGTGGGCCTCGTCGTTCTGCAGCATCGAAAGCTGCTCCACCTGTTTTTTCCGAAGCACCTTTAGGTTCTCGATTGCCTTTGTGTATTTTTGGGCCTCGAAAATCTCGTCGAAGCGCTTCTTCAAGGCTGAAGGCTCGCTTAATGGCCAAAGCGATTCATCTTGGTGGCAGAATATGACAGCATCGAGGACAGCGCGAGAAACGCCGAGTCGTTCGGGAATCATTTCGTCAAGCTGTGCTGTTCTGGTTGATGTTGTCGTCCGCTCCCCATTGTTCACGACCACCAGCGAGCAGTCAAGCGTCTTTAGCGATCGGgtgttcttcttggcagtGAGCTGCATGCTCCGAGTAGCCACATGTTGCCGGTCGTTGATAGAGCGAAACTGTAGCTTGACCTGAGCCAGGACTTCCTTTTCGCCAGCGAGCTAGACAGAACCCATTGTCAGCTGTCACACAAGACAATAGCACAGACACATGCCAGGCAGAAGCTTGGTCGAAAAGCCTACCTTTGGATCGTGAATAAAGGCACCCCCGACTTTGCTGTTTGGGGGTTGTTCGCCGGTAGTCGCATACTTGAGACACTCGATAATGGTCGTCTTTCCGGATCCATTGTAGCCAACGATGAGGGTGAGGGGGGGTGTTAAACTGAATAGCCTCACGCACGGCTGGACTGAAGGACCGGACgccagagatggagagcttgTCTATTCTCGACATGGTTTAAGGCTGGATCACGGGAACTGCGCTCAATACTTTGCTTGCAACAAATGCTGGCAACTGTTGAACGACCCAATGGCAGAATGAGAAGCGAGAGTCAGCGCTGTGGCATCTCCCTTGCGGTGCTACAGTATTGTCGCCTTGCACTGGTTTCAGTCTATGGTTGCATCCAGCCACTGATGCCTGCCAGCCAGTTTCTCGAGGCTTCACTGCGAAACGCGCTCCAGGCAGCGGTCACGCGTTGAGTGAAACGGTGGATAGATGCGTCCTCACGTGGCGGGTGCGATAAGATAAAGCCCGACCCCTCTCTAGTATGTACCTACGGCTGGTTCGTCTACAGAGTCTTTTGCGGTGCTACAAGTACGTCGCTCAGCCACTGACGACGCTGGCTTGCATATTATGGAGTCCCACCGCTCGAAATGCTGGCATCACGGATAGCCCGTCGGATGGACAATTGGATGCACGGCAGATGTGGCGGAAACAAGGTTCGTTtccttatttttctttttctttttctttttttttttctttttttttgtcttctttctctcccctCGCTCTTGCTCTTTGTTGCGTGTCCTGATCAGCCCAACTCAATCTGGCTCAGATGACGGGCATATGTCCATGTATAGCCTGGATACGCAATACCGGCTGCTGGTTGGCTCTCCGGATCAGCCCCAGAGACCCAAGCTGCGATGCATCAGGAAAAAGATTTCCCTTGCATTGCCCATCGCGCGACCCCGCCAAGTGGTCGAATCGGATTGTGCCCTCTGCTGGCCCGAGGTCTGCAAGCTGGCTGCGCTACCAAACCGAGCACGAAACGCCGGTCAGCAGGCCTAACTGCGTGCGCACCGAGCAAATGGATTGAGCATGGCAGTCACAGCACTCTTGTGGTTTTGATAATTGCAGTGTAGCCGTGCTATTTGgcgaatacatgtacctgttTGGCGATGCTACGCGCCAGGGACCTCTGATCAGATGCGTCTCAGCGATTGCCCAAGCTGGACATGCCCGCAGGTACCAGGTCCCAGGTACCTTTTGgcactactactagtaggtgGTATATCCCAGACATGATACACTCGACAATCCTCCGTCATCAGGCGGCATGAATcaatcaaaatcaaaagctGGAGGACCGCTTTTTAGCGTCTCTGGCCACATCctcccgctgctgccgctagAGCATTAGAGGCTGCAGGATTTGAGGGGGTTGCGTCATTGCTGGGAATCTTCAGAGTCGGTCGCTTTTTGCACATTTGCCCACCCCGCGCAGCTTTTGCTGATAGCGGGCAATACTACCTACTTTTGGCACCCTTGGCTTCCGTGTAGTAGCTTTGATGTCGTCAAggtgcttttttcttgttcaccttttttgtttttatctTGCTGCGGAcaattctttgctttttaatAGCGGAGACTCAGGTGGCAAATCCTTCCCAGGAGTAAGAGACTCGCTTGCCATGGCACttgtaaaaaagaaaaaagaaaaaaaaccgtAGTAAAAGTGCCTGTAAGTAATACCTAATTCGGCAAACTGCCTGGCGGATTATCAGCTGGTGCAGCATCACTCTCGTAAGACGACATCCCGGTAGTATTACTGCGTCCCTacggcctgctgctggcgactTCTCGAGACGCGAGGGAGACCAGTTGCCCTTTGAGGCCATGAAACAGCTCCAATCAGGGCCAGATCAAGCCCGCTTTTCACTCGGGGTCATTTCTCCGGGCTGCCAGCCAGCGCTTGCGAGGTGTTTCTGCTCGCCATCAGTCAGCCGCCTGCTAGCGAAAATCCTGGACTAGCTGGAATATCGCAAAAAAGGTGCCTGTCTTTGTTTTCCATTTTTGATGCTGCACGAACGGCTGGATTTCATCATCGCAAAAGCCCGTCAGAAgcttctccccccccccccccccttcttcccCCGAGCAACCCGCACAGCAGATAGCTCCAGTGCCATCGTCTGCTGCCACAGCGCCCGCCCGGCCCTACCAAGCGAAACGCCCCCAGAGAACGCCACTGAACGCAGCGATAGCTGCCAGCTGCCCGCTGCCCGCTAGGCTAATGCGTAGAATCCAACCACTGGTGGTATAAACATACCGAGACCATGTCCCACGGGCCGCCTCCACTCCACGAAGACCTGTTCAGCTTCGCCAACTTCGATGTCCTCCCCGCGTTCCTGGGAGGCCACAGCCACGCCATCCCAGTCTCAACCAGCATGGCCGATGCGCTCAGCACCGACGACGGCAGCATGGCTTTTCTCGACAGCGACATCATCGAGAGTTTTGGTGGCGACTTGTCCATGAGCTTGGGCTCGGCAGCGTCTGTGCTAGACGGCGACAGCGGCGGAATGGGCAGCGACATGATCTCGCCAGAGGCCATCCTCAACGCAGAGAACCAGTTCAATCCGGTTGCCAACGACGTGCCCGGTGCGGGGCCTCTGCCAGCGGCCGCATTCACTCCAGGAAACGCAGCGAGCCAgcccaacaacagcaacaactcGCTGACCGAGTTCACCAAGCGCAAGAACTGGCCGGCAAAGGTGGTCGAGGAGCTCAGCgacctgctgcagctcctcgaTTCCAATGGACGCATCAAGTTCTCGTCTCCCAGCATCACGGCATTGGCGGGGTACACCGTCGAGGAGGTCCAGGACGTTTTTTTAAAGGACTTGATCCATCCCGACGACCAGGGCGTGCTTGTCTCCGAACTCCATGAATCCATCGCAACCGGCAACTCTTTACGCATGTTCTATcggatgaggaagaaggacgGCACGTATGCGATATTCGAGGCCGTCGGCCATGCCCACATTGCGGCTGCTAGGTTTGCTCCAAATCCAAACAACCAGTCGCCTTTTTGCCAGGCTGTCTTTATGATGGCGCGACTATACCCCACGAAGAACGCCACACTTCTGGATTCGTTTTTGGAACACAAGATAGAAAATGAGAGGCTGAGGCGCCGCATCGCTGAGTTgcggagagaagaagaggcagaagtGGAGGAGGCACAAAGGCAGTGGGCGCAGAGCCGAGACGGGCGGTCAGACATCACTCCATCCGAGGGGACCGGCATGTCGTTGACACCACTTCCCAGAATGGGCCAGGAGATGATATCGTCAGAAAACGATGACGGCGCTTTAACGAGGAAAAACCTAGAGGATGCCACGTCAAAAAGTCGCCAGGACTCGTTGCGTGATAAAATGGCTCGGATCGAAGCGTCCTCAGCGGATACCATAGCGTTGTTGACCGGCATAGAGAATGGAGAGCGGATGGCTACCGGTAACCGCAGCCCTACCCTCATCAAAGGCGATGCCGGAATTGCTATTCCCATGGATCGGGAGAATAGAtcaggagagaagaagaagaagctgaagctggcagaAGAATACGTCTGCACTGATTGCGGTATAGCACCCTTTTTGGCAATGATTTGCTGTTCCCGGCTGGGAGATGGGATTCCCCTCCATCAGCATTATATCCCAAGGCAGCTACTAATATCAATCTCAGGCACTCTCGACTCTCCAGAATGGCGAAAGGGACCCAATGGGCCAAAGACGCTCTGCAACGCCTGCGGGTTGCGGtgggcgaagaaggaaaagaagcgcaACAACAGTATCGGCACGCCATTGTCTAAGCCAACGGCAACTCCAGCTGCAGGCTAATGGACAAACTTTGATTCAAAATCTCGACCGGAAAGCgagaaacaaggaaagagaggaagaacGGGAAACACACGAAGCAAGATATAACTTATTAGTTATACAATACGGCCGGACCGGGACGACACTGACTACTTTTTAAGATGGAACCCTGATAATGGAGTTTGGTTTGGTTTAAAGATGCATATATCACTGGCGACAGGGACCTGCTTACACATTCTTACTGTTCTTGTTGTCACAGTTCTGGAGGAAAACGACTTTGGAgggcctttttttgtttatttttttatttttttatttt from Trichoderma atroviride chromosome 3, complete sequence encodes the following:
- a CDS encoding uncharacterized protein (BUSCO:EOG092D042R); this translates as MQLTAKKNTRSLKTLDCSLVVVNNGERTTTSTRTAQLDEMIPERLGVSRAVLDAVIFCHQDESLWPLSEPSALKKRFDEIFEAQKYTKAIENLKVLRKKQVEQLSMLQNDEAHNKANKDRGERAEKRMSGLQTEIESARDQCEALTVEMQETQVRIKQKHEQANSFLQIVQNLSNKREQLEYRQDAINELKQTIDELPETDDALERALSQYEESMGRYQEEAEQNKAQYAELQQELTNHRQSQSAKLAEQGKLQSDKEKYERQLKARVQLVQEAASQYNFRGFDEDVSDQHIQVFQDKIQKLLTEKRRELERLQKENAAELDKATGVITELEGRKAARTQDRVSAKQRMGAIEKRTSVLQNEAGNIDVDEGAKAILDGQLDELESRFKHAQQELEKSNWDQQLTEANDKQWQLDNENEKLGRELVECTRLASERAQLELRKKEMSDRKRKLDTLIETWKPKLSNTLGDDWEPHTLESRFQSIQSRQSKAVQEAQKRRDQTRQKQQKVEYRLKTAKETHGKKTQEMNQMKQKVVAALQNVRDNAVVEDYVDEVAAVEQQVEELRTDLSLFDALFDYYNKCKRMLDTQKKCRLCDRHFDDGQSAALDRLSKKIDKHLDPKGKVDTEKDLKEAVDNLEALRAVRSAFDTYERLSAELPALQDEWKTAENEFETLEKELEDEDALVAAAEEKLRDLGDLSKTVANISQTVREIKDAETQVDRIVSQQSSGGVTRSVEEIHELQSSISEQIRTLKNKITKLTADRQRMKDQVNSLELEKSELRNKIGRAAGQLEKKKDLQNQIQSLKEDYTHQREVIQRTDEELEKLEPSITEARSARDETLRHGRSKEQVITDERDAITSSIAEIKKMDNDIQDYVDRGGMTNLSSNQRALASLDTAISTTEKEIADLTVRTNKLKQDIDSGDRKRKNFNDNLNYRKHLRTLDVLRKDIEDLEDRNAHEDYERLEAEARSLENTANRLLAERGSVMGTMKSKDEELGRLLQEWDMDFKDAKHKYRESHIRVETTKAAIQDLTQCGSAVDKAVMQYHSMKMEDVNRIASELWQTTYQGTDIDTILIRSDNETANNKRNYNYRLCMVKQDTEMDMRGRCSAGQKVLASIIIRLALAESFGVNCGLIALDEPTTNLDRDNIKSLAESLHRIIKTRQQQSNFQLIVITHDEEFLRHMRCSDFCDSFFRVKRDEKQNSVISRESITKIF
- a CDS encoding uncharacterized protein (EggNog:ENOG41), producing MSHGPPPLHEDLFSFANFDVLPAFLGGHSHAIPVSTSMADALSTDDGSMAFLDSDIIESFGGDLSMSLGSAASVLDGDSGGMGSDMISPEAILNAENQFNPVANDVPGAGPLPAAAFTPGNAASQPNNSNNSLTEFTKRKNWPAKVVEELSDLLQLLDSNGRIKFSSPSITALAGYTVEEVQDVFLKDLIHPDDQGVLVSELHESIATGNSLRMFYRMRKKDGTYAIFEAVGHAHIAAARFAPNPNNQSPFCQAVFMMARLYPTKNATLLDSFLEHKIENERLRRRIAELRREEEAEVEEAQRQWAQSRDGRSDITPSEGTGMSLTPLPRMGQEMISSENDDGALTRKNLEDATSKSRQDSLRDKMARIEASSADTIALLTGIENGERMATGNRSPTLIKGDAGIAIPMDRENRSGEKKKKLKLAEEYVCTDCGTLDSPEWRKGPNGPKTLCNACGLRWAKKEKKRNNSIGTPLSKPTATPAAG